TTTGCACATTTAACGCTTTGCGGACATAATATCCCTGTTGAGTTAACAACGCTGATAAAACCCGAATATTATCTGGTTCATCATCAACGATGAGTAGATTTCCCTTAATCAAACTAATACCATCTTGATCCATTGTTCACCACTGAGGAGTTAAGGATAGAAATTTAATCAATTCTTCTCCGGGTAAAGGTTTAGCAAAGAAATACCCCTGCCCAAATCCACAATTTAATTCTCTGAGTATTCCTAACTGTTCAGGTAATTCAATCCCTTCAGCAACAACACTCATATTCATTGTTTTAGCCAAGCTGATAATCACAGGAATTAAGCCCACATTTTCAGATTCTAGGTTGAGACGTTGAACAAAAGATTTATCAACTTTTAGAGTATCAACGGGAAAAGAATGGAGATAACTGAGAGAAGAATAGCCGGTTCCAAAATCATCAATACTAATTAAAATATGACGTTTTCTTAATTCCTTAAGAATCACGGCAACATCCTTTTCATTGTCCATAATAGCACTTTCAGTAATTTCCAGTTTTAAACAGTCAGGATGCAGTTGACTTTGAGCTAAAACGTAATCTATTTGTTCTAATAAATTCGGTTGAGCAAACTGTCTAACGGATAAATTAACACTTATAAACAAACTGGGATCAATTAAACCTTGTTTTTGCCAAGTTCGCAATTGATTACAAGCTTCTAATAAGACCCAATAGCCAATGGGAGTAATTAAACCCGTTTCTTCTGCAATGGGAATAAATAGACCGGGTGGGATTAAACCCCTTTGGGGATGACGCCAGCGAACTAAAGCTTCAAACCCGGCAATTTTTCCGGTATTTAAAGCAACAATCGGTTGATAATGAACGACTAATTCTTGTTGTTCAAGGCCTCGACGTAAATCCGTTTCTAACTGTAATCGTTCTAAAGCGGCTGCGTGCATCACCGGATCAAAAATATGATATTGTCCTTTGCCTAATGCTTTAGCTCGATACATGGCTGTATCCGCATCTCGCAGTAAATGTTCGGGTTCATTATATTGATTGTGACCGATGACAATCCCAATACTAGCATTAATAAAAACCTCATGCCTCTCTAAGTGAAAGGGTTCAGAAAAAGATGCTAAAACCTGATCCGCTAAGGCGATGACATGGGGAAAGTCGGGAATTTCAGTTAATAAAATTGCAAATTCATCACCCCCCAAACGAGCTAACGTATTGTGGGGTTTAATATAAAGGTTTAGACGGCGCGCAATTAAAATTAAGAGTTCATCTCCGACTAAATGACCTAAAGAATCATTCACAACTTTAAAGCGATCGCAATCTAAAAATAACACGGCAAACTGATAGTTTTGATCAGCTTTGGCTCGCTGAATGGATTGCTGTAAGTCCGTCATCAATAAAGCCCGATTGGGTAAACCCGTTAGGGCATCATGAAGCGCCATTTTCAGCAATTTAGCATTGGCTTCTTCAAGTTGCTGCGTGCGTTCTTTTACCCGTGCTTCTAATTCCGCATTTAAGACCCTAACTTCTAATTCTGCTGCTCGTAAAGCCAATTGATTTTGGACTCGTGCTAATACTTCTTCAAATTGGAAGGGTTTAGTAATATAGTCCACCCCTCCCACTTGAAATCCTTTAACTTTATCGAGAACATCATCCAAAGCACTCAGAAAAATAATCGGAATTTCTGCGGTTTTGGGATTAATTTTTAGATGCTGGCAAACTTGATAACCATCCATTTCCGGCATCATAATATCTAGCAAAATCAAATCAGGAGCAACGGTTTGAGCCGCCGTTAATGCCATTGGCCCATTTAAAGCTTTGCGAACATTGTATCCCTGACGGGTGAGCATTCGGGACAATAAATGCAAGTTGTCCGGTGTATCATCAACGATGAGAATATCATCAGTTTTAGTTAGATCAAGGTTGTAATGGTTCATCAGAAAAATGGGTAGAAACCCCTAACTTCTAGTTAGGCTTTATATTTCCCTTTTCAGGGAGGAGGGTATGATGGCCCTCCTAACTCCTATTTCTAGGGTAAAGTTAGCTTCAATAAGGTTTTAAGAGCTTGTTAGGCTAGGAGCATCAGTCTTACCCCTCGTAAAACTGTTTAACTACTAACGACAGAGCCAGGGACTAGCTACGCATCCAACAGGGTGTCTTGACTCAAAAAACGTAGTCAGTTAAGACTTAGGCGGGTACGAACTAACTAAAGTTAGAGGCATTACTTCGCGAAGCCTGCGCTCCGCGCATAGCCCCGTCACAGAGAGTGCGGGGTGCTGACGTTGATAGGCAACAAATAAGATAGGGTATAGACTGAGGCTGGGAAGTTTAATCTCAAAGATCATCCCTATCCCAAAGCTCACTGATCTTTTTTAACAATTTTTCGGCATAAAAACAGTGATATACATCATCTTCATATCCGGCTCTGGTGAGAATTGTCGGTTGGTTTTCCACAAAGACACTTGAATTCAGACTAATCCTGGGGGTTGAGGGTAATCGGACTGAGCTTTCTCCTGTTCTTGTTGTTGAATTTTCGGTAATTTGAACAGTACGCCTACTAAGAACCAATAATAAACCGCTACCGGATCAGTATCAAGAGGATACCAATAAGGATTATAACTAATTAAAACAATAAAAATCCAAAAAACAATTCCATAACCCCACAAACTATGATCTGTTAATTGATGATAGGATTTAAACCCTAAAATTGTGATATTAGTCACTAAGAATAAAAAAGCAGCCACTCCAAAGGGCCCAATTTCATACAATAATTTAGGATAATACGCTTCAATTAATTGGGTTTTTCCTAATCCTCGTGCTGCGGTGGTTGCTTGTCCTAAACCATTGCCTAAAAAGCCTTGATGGGCTTTCAAACTAAAATCGGTTTGTTTGGTTAAAAAGACAGCAGGAGGATCAGCATTCCAACGTCCAATAAAGTTATCGACTCGTTCATTAATCATATTGGGAGCCAAAACATAAGTTGACAGAATCAAGAGAAATATACCTACAACAATCACTAAAATTCGCTTAACCCGTGAAATGTGACTCGTGACAACTAGAAGCAAAATAATAATCGAAGGAACCGCTAAAAGGGCTGTTCTTTGACCACAAACAATTGCATTTAAAACGACTAAAGATAACGTTCCTAAACCCATTAAACGCCAATGGAATTTGGGGTCACTAAATGCTGTTGCAAAACAAAAAAATGTACTGGAAATTAAAAACCACGCCCAATGCCAAGGGGCTACAAAGGTTCCCGGTAAACGAATAAAATTTTGGACAGGAAAATACCCTAACGCGCCTCCAACCAAACATTTTCGCTGCACATTTGCCCGCAATAACAAATTGTCGGGTAAACCCGTATTATCGGGGCAATATCCGGTTACAACTAATCCAAATTGGATCAGTCCTAAGATGCAGCAAATCAGGATCAAAATAACTTGTAATCGGGTTAGAAATTGTAGTTCTTGTCGATTCCGAATTAGATAATAGGCACAAGTGATCAGGGGAATATATCCCAGTAAAACTTTTAAGCCAAATAATCCGACTAAAAAAGGTTGATTGTCTACGGTGGCGTTTCGTTGTAGAACGCCATTCACAGCCAGGAGTGTAACAACTACAATCGTGAAGAAAATTAACAGAGGAATCTTAAGTTGATGCGGATGAATCAGGGGTAATTTTTTTTTCCTTAATTCAACAATTAAACCGATTAAAGCCGGAATATAAAACCCATCTTTCGCTAAATGGAAAAGAAAATAATCGTTGCCAATCCCATAAGAAATTGTACCTGCAAACGGTAAATAAATTAAAAATGCCCATAATCCTTGACGGGGATATCGATAACACAACACCATGATCACCAGAGCCATACTGCTCAAGATGATGGTACTTGTAGAAGCCCCATTCGCAAACAGCAACAGTCCCACCAACAGAGCTACAGCGCTGACGATACCCAAAAACTGTAAGAAATTTGACCTCTGTGGGGGAATCTGTTCGAGATCAATAACAGGCTGTTCAGTAAAGTTAACTTCTGAGTCAGGATGACTCTGATCTTGTGATTGTTGGGGTTGGTTGGGGAAGGGGGACATCAGATTATAATTATTTCCCAAATTAAGGAATATTGAGTTCCCAAAGTTCCTGTAATTGATGTTGTTGGGGATAGGAAAGCCGTTCAAAGGCTTGCATAATCTCAGAATGAGTATGATCAACAATCAAAGCCGCCAGTTGACCCACCGTTTCAGCTTCTAATAAAGCTAATTGCAACATTTCATCCTCGATGGTGTTGAGGTTAAGGGTTTGTTCTGAAGATAAAAGTTCTGTTACCATCCTGTTCAAAAAAGCAGAGCTTTACAAAATATTTAATTCTCAAACCAGAGAGAGAATTATCCCAACTATAGCACCCCCCAAAAGAGTGAACGTTACCAGGGAACTGATTCCAAACCCCAACATCCGTTTTTCTGCGGCTTGGTAATATCCCCAAGCGTATAAAATCCGTCCAATTACCCAAACAGTACCTAAACCTCCCGCCCAAACCGGACTAATCCATTCAGAAAACAGCCACAGGGTCGGGAGAAACAAAACCAATTGTTCCAGGGTGTTCTGTTGGACTCGCACCACGCGCTCAAAATTCTCGTCTCCGGTCATTTCAGGGGGCAGAATTTTGTATTTCATTCTGGCGCGTCCGACATTAATCGTCACCGCTAAATACAGCAGCAATGCACAAGCAGTCACTAAACTAGGCCAAATTGACATAAATACAATTTCCCTACGTCCATTACATCAATCCCTTCCTATCCTACAGTTAACCGCCAACCGCCAACTTGTGATCTCGATCACTTTTAAGCTTGCCAATCTGTCACATTGAATCTTCCGTTGCTGTCACTCTAAGGCTTTTGAACTATCACAGGTTTATCAAGAGCGCTATCACTGTCAATCTCAACTAAACATTAGATAGTTAACTCAGTCCGACGTCATGGATTAGGTCAAAATGCTGAACTTAAATTTCCCAGGTTGCACACCCGTACCCGTCATGAACCCAAGTCAATTGAAGCCCTATATCATTATTATCATTGAAGAAACCCATCCCTTTAACTTTAGCTCATTTGTGAACTTATTGAACCAACTTAACTTAAGTTTTGTGATTGCACCTCATCCAGAAAGTGCTATCTTTCATGCTGAATATACGAATCCCGACATTATTCTGATTCCCTTTGACCCTAACCAATCCAATCCCCAAGAAACTCATCATAAACTCAAGCAGGCGAAAATTACTCAAGATATTCCGGTACTCTGGATGAATAATTATTCTGAATTGAAAACCCAAACTCCCCAAGCTTTGGCTACAACTCTTGAGGCTTTAAATCCCTTTGTTAACCGGAATACTTCTCTCAATACTTTACCTACTGACATGACGATTAACAGTCTCAAAAAACAAGTTCAACTTCAGCAAGAATTACTGATTAAATTACAAGCCGAGAATCAACAACTTAAGCGTCTTGCTTCTTTGGATGATTTGACTCAACTTGCGAATCGCCGAGAATTTTATAATTGTTTACAAGAACAATGGCAATCCTGTCAAGAAGATCATCTTTCCATGCTCTTATGTGATGTCGATTTCTTCAAACTTTATAATGATACTTACG
This genomic window from Planktothrix serta PCC 8927 contains:
- a CDS encoding two-component system response regulator, which codes for MNHYNLDLTKTDDILIVDDTPDNLHLLSRMLTRQGYNVRKALNGPMALTAAQTVAPDLILLDIMMPEMDGYQVCQHLKINPKTAEIPIIFLSALDDVLDKVKGFQVGGVDYITKPFQFEEVLARVQNQLALRAAELEVRVLNAELEARVKERTQQLEEANAKLLKMALHDALTGLPNRALLMTDLQQSIQRAKADQNYQFAVLFLDCDRFKVVNDSLGHLVGDELLILIARRLNLYIKPHNTLARLGGDEFAILLTEIPDFPHVIALADQVLASFSEPFHLERHEVFINASIGIVIGHNQYNEPEHLLRDADTAMYRAKALGKGQYHIFDPVMHAAALERLQLETDLRRGLEQQELVVHYQPIVALNTGKIAGFEALVRWRHPQRGLIPPGLFIPIAEETGLITPIGYWVLLEACNQLRTWQKQGLIDPSLFISVNLSVRQFAQPNLLEQIDYVLAQSQLHPDCLKLEITESAIMDNEKDVAVILKELRKRHILISIDDFGTGYSSLSYLHSFPVDTLKVDKSFVQRLNLESENVGLIPVIISLAKTMNMSVVAEGIELPEQLGILRELNCGFGQGYFFAKPLPGEELIKFLSLTPQW
- the hpsL gene encoding hormogonium polysaccharide biosynthesis protein HpsL, encoding MSPFPNQPQQSQDQSHPDSEVNFTEQPVIDLEQIPPQRSNFLQFLGIVSAVALLVGLLLFANGASTSTIILSSMALVIMVLCYRYPRQGLWAFLIYLPFAGTISYGIGNDYFLFHLAKDGFYIPALIGLIVELRKKKLPLIHPHQLKIPLLIFFTIVVVTLLAVNGVLQRNATVDNQPFLVGLFGLKVLLGYIPLITCAYYLIRNRQELQFLTRLQVILILICCILGLIQFGLVVTGYCPDNTGLPDNLLLRANVQRKCLVGGALGYFPVQNFIRLPGTFVAPWHWAWFLISSTFFCFATAFSDPKFHWRLMGLGTLSLVVLNAIVCGQRTALLAVPSIIILLLVVTSHISRVKRILVIVVGIFLLILSTYVLAPNMINERVDNFIGRWNADPPAVFLTKQTDFSLKAHQGFLGNGLGQATTAARGLGKTQLIEAYYPKLLYEIGPFGVAAFLFLVTNITILGFKSYHQLTDHSLWGYGIVFWIFIVLISYNPYWYPLDTDPVAVYYWFLVGVLFKLPKIQQQEQEKAQSDYPQPPGLV
- a CDS encoding MAPEG family protein; the encoded protein is MSIWPSLVTACALLLYLAVTINVGRARMKYKILPPEMTGDENFERVVRVQQNTLEQLVLFLPTLWLFSEWISPVWAGGLGTVWVIGRILYAWGYYQAAEKRMLGFGISSLVTFTLLGGAIVGIILSLV
- a CDS encoding GGDEF domain-containing protein, giving the protein MNLLNQLNLSFVIAPHPESAIFHAEYTNPDIILIPFDPNQSNPQETHHKLKQAKITQDIPVLWMNNYSELKTQTPQALATTLEALNPFVNRNTSLNTLPTDMTINSLKKQVQLQQELLIKLQAENQQLKRLASLDDLTQLANRREFYNCLQEQWQSCQEDHLSMLLCDVDFFKLYNDTYGHLAGDYCLQQIANAIETAVKRVREPEPYLVARYGGEEFAVILPHLDLENARKVAEEIQLQIRSLKIPHRSSPIRSNITSSLGVACCVPGEKSYLQELISAADQAMYKAKSEGRDQVKVAQGIL